The genomic segment TTATTATTCCGTCCTTTTTGGCCAGTGCTATTGCCGTAGTGTTCTCAATTGTCACGCTTAAACAAAAAGAAGCATCAGGCGAGGGAGTTGCTGTTGATTTTATTGCTGAAAGTAAGTTAAGTTTCCAAAGTGTCCAGGAAGCGCAAATAGTGTTAGCGACCTCAGTGATCTTGTTAGCACTCTTTGGTTTAGTGTTTGGGTTAATTTCCATTTTTTGTGCCAGCATAGTAGCGGGGAATACCTCTTACTTTTTAAGAAGGAAGATTTTTCGCAAGATTATGCACATTACCGCACCTTCTCATGACCAATATGGCTCTTCTACGTTGTTGGTAAGGTTGACCAATGACGTTTACTTAATGGAAATCATGACCTTTGATTTTTTGCGGTTAATTGTTCGTGCACCTTTCTTGTTTATAGGGGGTCTAGCCTTTGCTATTGCCACTAACTCTGACATGTCGATTTCGCTAGCCATTACCTTTCCTTTGACCTTCTTAGTGATTGGGATTCTCAACAAGAAATCGACCCCGTTATTTAAGAACAACCAGAAATCGGTGGACCAAATTAACGAACGCGTGGAGGAAGATGTGTCGGGTTACAAGGTAGTGCAGTCGTTTAACTTAAAGGACACGGAATGTCTCAAGTTTAAGGCAGCTAATGCAAGGTGAACTAAGTCGAGTACGAATTCGTTGTTTGTCAATACACTGAACATTCCCTTTACCTTCTTCTTTTCCAGTATGACTATCATCATTGCGTTGCTTTTAGTCTTCCAACTAGATAATTCAGTCAGAGTGGATCCCCTACCAGATAATGCTGCCATTAGACCCAGCATCTTTGCTTTCTTCCAGTACAACTTCTATATTGTCTTGGGTTTAATCTTGACCTCGCTAACAATGGTCAACTTTACCCGTTCCCGCGTGGCCTTGGGTCGGATTAAGGATGTTTTGAATAAACCGGAAATCCAACAACATGTGGTTCCTGATCAAACAGTTCTAGCCCCTAGCTTGGAATTCAAAAACGTGGCCTTTGGGTTAGGTAACAAGGAAAACCGGGACTTCTTGCAAGACCTTAACTTTAAGTTTGAGGCCGGTAAGACTTACGGAATTGTGGGACCTACTGGTTCGGGTAAGTCTTTAATAGCTAATATTATTGGGGGTTTATATGAACCCAACCAAGGTGAAATCTTTGTTGGTGGTCAAAGTATTAAAACGATTGACAGTGACTATTTAGCCAAGATGATCGGGATTGTCTTTCAGCAAAACATTCTCTTTAAGGGCACGATTGCTTCCAACATTAAGATAGGCCTGGAAACCAGGGAAGACTGGAAGCACGAACCAGATAGCAAAAAGGATGCTGCCATGAAACGCGCTGCTGCCATTGCTTGTGCTGATACCTTCATCGAAAAGTTCAGCGATACCTATGACCATACGGTGGAACAGTTAGGCAAAAACCTCTCTGGTGGGCAAAAACAACGCGTCGCCATTACTAGAACCGTTATTACTAAACCACAAATCTTAGTGTTGGATGACAGTATGAGTGCGCTGGACGCTTTAACCGAAAAGAAGGTCCGGGAAAACATTGCCAACGAACTTCCGGGCACCACTAAGATCATTATTAGTCAAAACATTAATTCGATTAAGTACGCGCACAAAATTATGGTGATTGATAACGGTCGGATTGCTGGGTTTGACAGTGATGCTAAGCTCATGCAGAGCTGTGACATCTATGTCAAGATGAAGCAAGCACAAAAAGACCAAGGAGGTGATTTCGATGCTGTCGCATAACCAAAAACCCAATTCCTGGAAGATTTTGTGACGTTTAATTAAGTCCGTGCAAGGTCGCACTTCCTCCAAGGTGCTGTATGTCATGGTCTGTGCCATCTTTGGTATTCTCACTGGGGTTACTAACTCGATTCTCTTGGCCCAGGGCCTGGGTTTTATTTTTCCTACCACTAATACCGAAACTGATGGTATCCAATCAGTGTACTTACTGGTATTTGCGCACAACTTACCGGTCATGGAGCGCTTGACGATTGTTTGTGTTACCGTGGTTGTGGCTTACATTCTCATCTTTAGTTTTAACGTAGCGCAGAACTATTTAGGTTTAAAGCTGTACCAAGAGATCTGTGCCTTGTTGCGCTGAAAGGCTTACCTCAAGATTCAAAGTATGTCCACTAGTTTCTTTGATACGCAGAACAACGGGGATTTAATGAGTCGCTTGACCAACGACGTTTACAACATTAACAACCTGTATGCCCAAGTGGGTGGACAGACAATTCAGAGTTTGTTTATCTTAATGACAACAGCGACGATTCTGTTTGTTTTAAGTCCAGTCATTGCCTTAATTTCGCTAACAGTCTTAATTGCTCTAATTGCCCTTTCCTTTCTCTTTTTAAAGAAGGCACGCGCTGCTTATGCAAAGGTGCAAAACAACTTAGGGGACATGTCGGGTTACATTGAAGAAGTGTTGTCGAACCATAAGGTAGTTCATGTCTTGAAACTGCAAGAGGTGATGATTGATAACTTTGACAAGTACAACCGCCCGATGGTTAACCCCACCATTAAGGCCAATACCTATGCGGTGTTTATTTACTCCTGGTTTGGTTTTATTTCCAATATTACTTACTTAGCTTCGATCTCAATTGCCACGGCCTTTAGTGTGAATAACATTCCCTCCTTTGGGGTGAGTGCGATTAACTATTCGTTTATGCTGTCTTACATTGCGGCCTTACGTCAAACAGCACTCCCTTTAAACCAGATCTTTAGCTTGTGAAACTTAATCCAGTTAGGGATAGTAAGTGGCGAGAGGGTCTTCAAGATCTTGGATCTAGAAAGTCCCCAAAAACAGGCCACCATTACTAAGTTACCCAACATTAAGGGCAACATCCGTTTTGAAAAGGTAGCTTTTGGTTACAGTGCGGACAAACCAATTTTAACGGGGATTGATTTCTCGGTTAAACACGGTGACATTGTGGCCATAGTCGGTCCTACTGGAGCGGGTAAGTCCACCATTATTAACCTGTTGATGAAGTTCTACAAACCGTTTGCTGGGAAGATCTACATGGACAACTTTGAGATTAGTGAGGTGAGTGAAACTGCTTGACGGGAAAAGATTTCGATTGTGCTCCAAGACCCCTTCTTGTTTAGTGGCACGATTAAGGAAAACATCCGCATGGGACGGCAAGATGCCACTGATGAGGAAATTATAGAGGCGTGCAAGGTGGCCAATGCTCATGACTTTATTATGCGTTTACCCCAAGGTTACAACACCTTTATTTCCAACAAAACTGATTATCTCTCGGTCGGTGAGCGCCAACTGTTAACTATTGCCCGCGCTGTTATTCGTAATGCCCCGGTGTTATTATTGGATGAAGCCACGAGCTCCATCGATGTACACTCCGAAAAATTGATCCAACAATCAATAGGCAGACTAATGAAGGATAAAACATCGTTTATAATATCCCATCGACTCTCAATCATCCGTAATGCGACGCTGATAATTGTGATTAATGATGGAAAAGTTTTGGAAATGGGTAACCATGAACAATTAATGCGGCAAAACGGTTTTTATGCTCGATTAAAGCGCTCTGCTGTGAAGTAAG from the Mycoplasmoides pneumoniae FH genome contains:
- a CDS encoding ABC transporter ATP-binding protein, which translates into the protein MGLVLKQFNRKIRTALILAPLFTFAQIIIDLIIPSFLASAIAVVFSIVTLKQKEASGEGVAVDFIAESKLSFQSVQEAQIVLATSVILLALFGLVFGLISIFCASIVAGNTSYFLRRKIFRKIMHITAPSHDQYGSSTLLVRLTNDVYLMEIMTFDFLRLIVRAPFLFIGGLAFAIATNSDMSISLAITFPLTFLVIGILNKKSTPLFKNNQKSVDQINERVEEDVSGYKVVQSFNLKDTECLKFKAANARWTKSSTNSLFVNTLNIPFTFFFSSMTIIIALLLVFQLDNSVRVDPLPDNAAIRPSIFAFFQYNFYIVLGLILTSLTMVNFTRSRVALGRIKDVLNKPEIQQHVVPDQTVLAPSLEFKNVAFGLGNKENRDFLQDLNFKFEAGKTYGIVGPTGSGKSLIANIIGGLYEPNQGEIFVGGQSIKTIDSDYLAKMIGIVFQQNILFKGTIASNIKIGLETREDWKHEPDSKKDAAMKRAAAIACADTFIEKFSDTYDHTVEQLGKNLSGGQKQRVAITRTVITKPQILVLDDSMSALDALTEKKVRENIANELPGTTKIIISQNINSIKYAHKIMVIDNGRIAGFDSDAKLMQSCDIYVKMKQAQKDQGGDFDAVA
- a CDS encoding ABC transporter ATP-binding protein; the protein is MLSSCRAVTSMSRWSKHKKTKEVISMLSHNQKPNSWKILWRLIKSVQGRTSSKVLYVMVCAIFGILTGVTNSILLAQGLGFIFPTTNTETDGIQSVYLLVFAHNLPVMERLTIVCVTVVVAYILIFSFNVAQNYLGLKLYQEICALLRWKAYLKIQSMSTSFFDTQNNGDLMSRLTNDVYNINNLYAQVGGQTIQSLFILMTTATILFVLSPVIALISLTVLIALIALSFLFLKKARAAYAKVQNNLGDMSGYIEEVLSNHKVVHVLKLQEVMIDNFDKYNRPMVNPTIKANTYAVFIYSWFGFISNITYLASISIATAFSVNNIPSFGVSAINYSFMLSYIAALRQTALPLNQIFSLWNLIQLGIVSGERVFKILDLESPQKQATITKLPNIKGNIRFEKVAFGYSADKPILTGIDFSVKHGDIVAIVGPTGAGKSTIINLLMKFYKPFAGKIYMDNFEISEVSETAWREKISIVLQDPFLFSGTIKENIRMGRQDATDEEIIEACKVANAHDFIMRLPQGYNTFISNKTDYLSVGERQLLTIARAVIRNAPVLLLDEATSSIDVHSEKLIQQSIGRLMKDKTSFIISHRLSIIRNATLIIVINDGKVLEMGNHEQLMRQNGFYARLKRSAVK